One genomic region from Aquipuribacter sp. SD81 encodes:
- a CDS encoding TSUP family transporter, whose amino-acid sequence MIDLPTAGVLAGLPGMPDVGWQVVALLVLAALVAGWVDAVVGGGGLVQLPALLLALPTATPVQVLATNKLSGVWGTTVAAVTYARRLPRRPRAVGVLTVSAAAGSALGAALAAFVPSEVFTPLVLVLVVVIGVVTVARPQLGLVERHRVRSVSFAALLAGIGIGVGVWDGIFGPGTGTLFVFALVGLAGYQFLDATGLARIANAVTNLAAIAVFAVQGAPLWTLGLLMGAANLLGGWLGARTAIARGSRFVRVVFLVVVGLLAARLAWEVVAG is encoded by the coding sequence GTGATCGACCTCCCGACGGCCGGCGTGCTCGCCGGCCTGCCGGGCATGCCCGACGTCGGCTGGCAGGTCGTCGCGCTCCTTGTGCTCGCCGCGCTCGTCGCGGGCTGGGTGGACGCGGTCGTCGGCGGCGGCGGCCTCGTCCAGCTGCCCGCGCTCCTGCTCGCGCTGCCCACCGCGACCCCGGTGCAGGTGCTCGCGACCAACAAGCTGTCGGGGGTGTGGGGCACGACGGTCGCCGCGGTCACCTACGCGCGCCGCCTGCCGCGCCGCCCGCGGGCCGTGGGGGTGCTGACGGTGTCCGCGGCCGCCGGGTCGGCGCTCGGCGCCGCGCTCGCGGCCTTCGTCCCCTCCGAGGTCTTCACCCCGCTCGTGCTCGTGCTCGTCGTCGTGATCGGGGTGGTGACGGTCGCCCGGCCGCAGCTCGGGCTCGTCGAGCGGCACCGGGTCCGCTCGGTGTCCTTCGCGGCCCTGCTCGCCGGCATCGGCATCGGCGTCGGGGTGTGGGACGGCATCTTCGGCCCGGGCACGGGCACCCTGTTCGTGTTCGCGCTCGTCGGCCTCGCGGGCTACCAGTTCCTCGACGCGACGGGCCTCGCGCGCATCGCGAACGCCGTGACGAACCTCGCCGCGATCGCGGTCTTCGCCGTGCAGGGCGCCCCGCTGTGGACCCTCGGGCTGCTCATGGGGGCCGCCAACCTGCTCGGCGGCTGGCTCGGGGCGCGCACGGCCATCGCGCGCGGCTCCCGCTTCGTGCGCGTCGTCTTCCTCGTCGTGGTCGGCCTGCTCGCCGCGCGGCTCGCGTGGGAGGTCGTGGCCGGCTGA
- a CDS encoding M50 family metallopeptidase, with translation MEYALAYTVGVLAVVVGVAVSIALHEVGHLVPAKLFGVRVTQYMVGFGPTLWSRRRGETEYGVKAVPLGGYIRMIGMFPPRPGTPAGMVGAASSNPIASLVEQARAESLEELRPGDERRTFYSLAVPKKLVIMLGGPVMNLVLATVLLAVVAVGFGLPQQTTQVQTVSQCVLPVDAPLDAECGPDDTAAPAAAAGLRPGDRIVSLGGTPTRSWDDVSEAIRAAGGQQVAVVVERDGVETTLRATPVVADVVARDEDGAPVVREDGGFETVRAGFLGISPVTERVRQPLTVVPGTVGDAVVGTAGVIVRLPQYMVGVADAAFGAGERDPEGPVSVVGVGRFAGEVAALEDPDGLLGLGGRVAQILAILAGLNIALFVFNLVPLLPLDGGHVAGALWEGVKKTWARARSLPDPGPVDVAKALPLAYGVAVLLLGMAAVLIYADLVNPIRLTG, from the coding sequence GTGGAGTACGCGCTCGCCTACACCGTGGGGGTGCTGGCCGTCGTCGTCGGTGTCGCCGTCTCCATCGCCCTGCACGAGGTCGGGCACCTCGTGCCCGCCAAGCTGTTCGGCGTCCGGGTCACCCAGTACATGGTCGGCTTCGGGCCGACGCTGTGGTCCCGGCGGCGCGGCGAGACGGAGTACGGGGTCAAGGCGGTCCCGCTCGGCGGCTACATCCGCATGATCGGCATGTTCCCGCCCCGGCCCGGCACGCCTGCCGGCATGGTCGGCGCGGCCTCGAGCAACCCGATCGCGTCGCTCGTGGAGCAGGCGCGCGCGGAGTCGCTGGAGGAGCTGCGCCCCGGCGACGAGCGCCGGACGTTCTACTCCCTCGCGGTCCCGAAGAAGCTCGTCATCATGCTCGGCGGGCCCGTCATGAACCTCGTGCTCGCCACCGTCCTGCTCGCCGTGGTGGCGGTCGGGTTCGGGCTGCCCCAGCAGACCACGCAGGTGCAGACCGTGTCGCAGTGCGTCCTGCCGGTCGACGCGCCCCTGGACGCCGAGTGCGGACCGGACGACACCGCCGCCCCGGCCGCGGCGGCCGGGCTGCGGCCCGGGGACCGGATCGTGTCCCTCGGCGGCACCCCGACCCGGAGCTGGGACGACGTGAGCGAGGCGATCCGGGCCGCCGGCGGGCAGCAGGTGGCCGTCGTCGTCGAGCGCGACGGCGTCGAGACCACGCTGCGCGCCACCCCGGTCGTCGCCGACGTCGTGGCCCGTGACGAGGACGGCGCGCCGGTCGTGCGCGAGGACGGCGGGTTCGAGACGGTCCGCGCGGGCTTCCTCGGCATCTCCCCCGTCACCGAGCGGGTCCGTCAGCCCCTCACCGTCGTCCCGGGCACGGTCGGCGACGCGGTCGTCGGCACCGCCGGGGTCATCGTCCGGCTCCCGCAGTACATGGTCGGCGTCGCCGACGCCGCCTTCGGCGCCGGTGAGCGCGACCCCGAGGGACCGGTGAGCGTCGTGGGCGTCGGCCGGTTCGCCGGCGAGGTCGCGGCCCTGGAGGACCCCGACGGCCTGCTGGGCCTCGGCGGGCGCGTCGCGCAGATCCTCGCGATCCTCGCCGGCCTCAACATCGCGCTGTTCGTGTTCAACCTCGTCCCGCTGCTGCCGCTGGACGGCGGCCACGTGGCCGGGGCGCTGTGGGAGGGCGTGAAGAAGACGTGGGCCCGCGCGCGGAGCCTGCCCGACCCCGGCCCCGTCGACGTCGCGAAGGCGCTGCCGCTCGCGTACGGCGTCGCGGTGCTCCTGCTCGGCATGGCGGCCGTGCTCATCTACGCCGACCTCGTCAACCCGATCAGGCTCACGGGCTGA
- a CDS encoding proline--tRNA ligase, whose protein sequence is MLMRMSSLFLRTLRDDPADAEVPSHKLLVRAGYVRRAAPGIYSWLPLGYRVLRKVEEVVREEMERIGAQEVHFPALLPKEPYETTGRWEEYGDNLFRLHDRKGGDYLLGPTHEEMFTLLVKDLYSSYKDLPLYLFQIQTKYRDEARPRAGILRGREFVMKDSYSFDVTDEGLERSYRAHRDAYVRIFERLGLDYVVVQAVSGAMGGSASEEFLTPSEVGEDTYVRCTGCDYAANVEAVTTPAPRAATAEELAALPAAHVEDTPGTPTIQTLVDHANAALPRADRPWTGADTLKNVLVVLVHPDGTREPVAVGVPGDREVDAKRLAAAVEPATVEPFTEDDFRAHPGLAKGYIGPGALGTASAERGGTGIRYLLDPRVVAGSSWITGADAEGRHVFDLVAGRDFPAAGEEGSDGTLEAAEVRDGDACPRCAEQGRTGADAGTLQSARGIEMGHVFQLGRKYADALGLRVLDENGKSVVVTMGSYGVGVSRAVAAIAESTHDEKGLAWPRAVAPADVHVVVAGKDPAVAEGAERLASDLDAAGYDVVLDDRKASMGVKLNDAELVGLPTVVVVGKRFVDGLVEVVDRRTGERQDVALADVAQHLG, encoded by the coding sequence GTGCTCATGCGCATGTCGTCCCTCTTCCTCCGCACCCTGCGCGACGACCCGGCCGACGCCGAGGTCCCCAGCCACAAGCTGCTCGTCCGCGCCGGCTATGTGCGCCGCGCCGCGCCCGGGATCTACAGCTGGCTGCCGCTGGGCTACCGGGTGCTGCGCAAGGTCGAGGAGGTCGTGCGCGAGGAGATGGAGCGCATCGGCGCGCAGGAGGTCCACTTCCCCGCGCTGCTGCCCAAGGAGCCGTACGAGACGACGGGCCGCTGGGAGGAGTACGGCGACAACCTCTTCCGCCTGCACGACCGCAAGGGTGGCGACTACCTCCTCGGGCCCACCCACGAGGAGATGTTCACGCTGCTGGTCAAGGACCTGTACAGCAGCTACAAGGACCTGCCGCTGTACCTGTTCCAGATCCAGACGAAGTACCGCGACGAGGCGCGTCCGCGGGCGGGCATCCTGCGCGGGCGCGAGTTCGTCATGAAGGACAGCTACTCCTTCGACGTGACCGACGAGGGTCTCGAGCGCAGCTACCGCGCCCACCGCGACGCCTACGTCCGGATCTTCGAGCGGCTCGGGCTCGACTACGTCGTCGTGCAGGCCGTGAGCGGGGCGATGGGCGGCAGCGCGAGCGAGGAGTTCCTCACCCCGAGTGAGGTGGGCGAGGACACGTACGTGCGCTGCACGGGCTGCGACTACGCCGCCAACGTCGAGGCCGTCACCACGCCCGCCCCCCGGGCCGCGACCGCCGAGGAGCTCGCGGCGCTGCCCGCGGCGCACGTCGAGGACACCCCGGGCACGCCGACCATCCAGACGCTCGTCGACCACGCCAACGCCGCCCTCCCGCGCGCGGACCGGCCCTGGACCGGCGCGGACACGCTCAAGAACGTCCTCGTCGTGCTCGTGCACCCCGACGGAACGCGCGAGCCGGTCGCGGTCGGCGTGCCCGGCGACCGGGAGGTCGACGCCAAGCGCCTCGCCGCCGCGGTCGAGCCCGCGACCGTCGAGCCGTTCACCGAGGACGACTTCCGCGCGCACCCGGGCCTCGCCAAGGGCTACATCGGGCCGGGCGCGCTGGGGACGGCGAGCGCCGAGCGCGGCGGCACGGGCATCCGCTACCTGCTCGACCCGCGCGTGGTCGCCGGCTCGAGCTGGATCACCGGCGCCGACGCCGAGGGACGGCACGTGTTCGACCTGGTCGCCGGCCGCGACTTCCCCGCGGCGGGCGAGGAGGGCTCCGACGGCACCCTCGAGGCCGCCGAGGTCCGCGACGGCGACGCCTGCCCGCGCTGCGCGGAGCAGGGCCGGACGGGCGCGGACGCGGGCACGCTGCAGTCCGCGCGCGGCATCGAGATGGGGCACGTGTTCCAGCTGGGGCGTAAGTACGCCGACGCGCTCGGGCTGCGCGTGCTCGACGAGAACGGCAAGAGCGTCGTGGTGACGATGGGCTCCTACGGCGTCGGCGTGAGCCGGGCCGTCGCCGCGATCGCCGAGTCCACCCACGACGAGAAGGGGCTCGCGTGGCCGCGCGCGGTCGCCCCCGCCGACGTCCACGTCGTCGTCGCCGGCAAGGACCCGGCCGTCGCGGAGGGCGCCGAGCGGCTCGCGTCCGACCTCGACGCCGCCGGCTACGACGTCGTCCTCGACGACCGGAAGGCGAGCATGGGCGTCAAGCTCAACGACGCCGAGCTGGTCGGCCTCCCCACGGTCGTCGTCGTGGGGAAGCGCTTCGTCGACGGCCTCGTCGAGGTCGTCGACCGTCGCACCGGCGAGCGGCAGGACGTCGCGCTCGCCGACGTCGCGCAGCACCTCGGGTGA
- a CDS encoding GNAT family N-acetyltransferase, translating to MLRSTVRVLGARDLEAAVDVCASDPVSHAFVSSRLVGGLLGEAGHAEVWGYHERGELVSLCWVGANMVPVEAGGEAADAFAARARSAPRRSSSLFGPRDDVLRLWAGLEQAWGPAREVRRDQPLMVCGEPAVGVDPYVRRTRPDELDTLFPASVAMFTEEIGYSPVGLDGGAAYKAGVAEMVALGRSFVRIDLDEHGDPEVVFKAELGAVTGAIAQIQGVWVAPHRRGEGLAVPAVAAVVRAVRDDLGARSSLYVNDYNERAVHVYEQVGFERHGSFATVLL from the coding sequence GTGCTGCGCTCGACCGTGCGGGTCCTCGGGGCGAGGGACCTCGAGGCCGCCGTCGACGTGTGCGCGAGCGACCCCGTGTCCCACGCCTTCGTGTCGTCGCGGCTCGTCGGGGGCCTGCTGGGCGAGGCCGGGCACGCCGAGGTGTGGGGCTACCACGAGCGTGGCGAGCTGGTCTCGCTGTGCTGGGTGGGGGCCAACATGGTGCCGGTCGAGGCCGGCGGCGAGGCGGCCGACGCCTTCGCCGCGCGCGCCCGCTCCGCGCCCCGCCGCAGCTCCTCGCTGTTCGGCCCCCGCGACGACGTGCTGCGGCTGTGGGCGGGGCTGGAGCAGGCGTGGGGCCCGGCCCGCGAGGTCCGCCGCGACCAGCCGCTCATGGTGTGCGGTGAGCCTGCCGTCGGCGTCGACCCCTACGTGCGGCGGACCCGTCCCGACGAGCTCGACACGCTCTTCCCCGCCTCCGTCGCCATGTTCACCGAGGAGATCGGCTACTCCCCGGTCGGCCTCGACGGTGGCGCCGCGTACAAGGCGGGCGTCGCGGAGATGGTCGCGCTCGGGCGGTCGTTCGTGCGGATCGACCTCGACGAGCACGGCGACCCGGAGGTCGTGTTCAAGGCCGAGCTCGGGGCCGTGACCGGGGCCATCGCGCAGATCCAGGGCGTGTGGGTGGCCCCGCACCGCCGCGGCGAGGGCCTCGCCGTGCCCGCGGTCGCCGCCGTCGTGCGCGCCGTCCGCGACGACCTGGGCGCCCGGTCCTCGCTGTACGTCAACGACTACAACGAGCGCGCCGTCCACGTGTACGAGCAGGTGGGCTTCGAGCGCCACGGCAGCTTCGCGACCGTCCTGCTCTGA
- a CDS encoding endonuclease domain-containing protein gives MLDCARRLPPHESLAVADSALRCGDVRRDELLSAAGALTGPGAGRARLVVAHASPLAANAFESGLRGWCLEAGYRGLRPQVEVRSPGRLAVVDIADPRWRVGFEADGYEVHGTRRAFARDLVRHNWLQSAGWVTRRFAWEHVMSAGPWVVEQVRGAFREAALRRPA, from the coding sequence GTGCTCGACTGCGCGCGCCGGCTCCCGCCGCACGAGTCGCTGGCGGTCGCGGACTCGGCGCTGCGCTGCGGGGACGTGCGGCGCGACGAGCTCCTGAGCGCTGCTGGCGCCCTCACCGGCCCGGGAGCCGGGCGTGCACGGCTCGTCGTCGCCCACGCCAGTCCCCTCGCGGCGAACGCGTTCGAGTCCGGTCTACGCGGGTGGTGCCTCGAGGCCGGCTACCGGGGCCTGCGCCCGCAGGTGGAGGTCCGTTCACCCGGCCGACTGGCTGTGGTCGACATCGCGGACCCCCGCTGGCGCGTCGGCTTCGAGGCCGACGGGTACGAGGTGCACGGCACCCGGCGGGCCTTCGCCCGGGACCTGGTCCGGCACAACTGGCTCCAGTCCGCCGGCTGGGTCACGCGCCGCTTCGCCTGGGAGCACGTCATGTCCGCCGGACCGTGGGTGGTCGAGCAGGTGCGCGGCGCCTTCCGCGAGGCGGCTCTTCGACGCCCGGCGTGA
- the rimP gene encoding ribosome maturation factor RimP — translation MPSPNPSHHAQLTTLLEPVVADGGLVLEEVGVATVGRRRLVRVVVDLPDTEVGAVDLDRVAEVSRAVGARLDEVDVLGPGPYSLEVTTPGVDRPLTEPRHWRRARTRLVTVERAGDDPVTGRLEEVSDDGPVLGVDGERLPLAWPDVRRGLVQVEFTKPPKGRRDEQDEEV, via the coding sequence GTGCCCTCGCCGAACCCGTCCCACCACGCGCAGCTCACCACGCTGCTGGAGCCCGTGGTGGCCGACGGCGGGCTGGTGCTGGAGGAGGTCGGGGTCGCGACCGTCGGGCGGCGACGGCTCGTCCGCGTCGTCGTCGACCTGCCGGACACCGAGGTCGGCGCGGTCGACCTCGACCGGGTGGCCGAGGTGTCCCGCGCGGTCGGTGCCCGCCTCGACGAGGTCGACGTGCTCGGGCCCGGTCCGTACTCCCTGGAGGTCACGACCCCCGGCGTCGACAGGCCGCTCACCGAGCCCCGTCACTGGCGGCGGGCGCGGACGCGGTTGGTGACCGTCGAGCGGGCCGGCGACGACCCGGTGACGGGCCGCCTCGAAGAGGTCTCCGACGACGGGCCCGTCCTCGGCGTGGACGGGGAGCGGCTGCCGCTGGCGTGGCCCGACGTGCGCCGCGGCCTCGTGCAGGTCGAGTTCACCAAGCCGCCCAAGGGCCGGCGCGACGAGCAGGACGAGGAGGTCTGA
- the ispG gene encoding flavodoxin-dependent (E)-4-hydroxy-3-methylbut-2-enyl-diphosphate synthase, whose product MPEAPAPVLAPRRKSRQIKVGSVLVGGDAPVSVQSMTTTPTTDINATLQQIAELTASGCDIVRVACPSQDDAEALPAIARKSQIPVIADIHFQPKYVYAAIDAGCAAVRVNPGNIRKFDDQVKEIAAAARDAGVSIRIGVNAGSLDPRLMAKYGKATPEALVESAVWEASLFEEHDFHDFKISVKHNDPVVMVRAYEMLAERGDWPLHLGVTEAGPAFQGTIKSSVAFGALLGKGIGDTIRVSLSAPPVEEVKVGNQILQSLNLRPRKLEIVSCPSCGRAQVDVYTLADEVTAGLEGMTVPLRVAVMGCVVNGPGEAREADLGVASGNGKGQIFVKGEVVKTVPESQIVETLIEEAMRIAEEMGVDPEAAAGSGSPVVSVS is encoded by the coding sequence ATGCCCGAAGCCCCCGCGCCCGTCCTCGCCCCCCGCCGGAAGTCGCGCCAGATCAAGGTGGGCAGCGTCCTCGTCGGCGGCGACGCGCCCGTCAGCGTGCAGTCGATGACGACGACGCCGACCACCGACATCAACGCGACGCTGCAGCAGATCGCCGAGCTCACCGCGAGCGGCTGCGACATCGTCCGGGTCGCGTGCCCGTCGCAGGACGACGCCGAGGCGCTCCCGGCGATCGCGAGGAAGTCGCAGATCCCCGTCATCGCCGACATCCACTTCCAGCCGAAGTACGTCTACGCCGCGATCGACGCCGGCTGCGCCGCCGTCCGGGTCAACCCCGGCAACATCCGGAAGTTCGACGACCAGGTCAAGGAGATCGCGGCGGCCGCGCGCGACGCCGGCGTGTCGATCCGGATCGGCGTCAACGCGGGCTCGCTCGACCCCCGGCTGATGGCGAAGTACGGCAAGGCCACCCCCGAGGCGCTCGTGGAGTCCGCGGTGTGGGAGGCGTCGCTGTTCGAGGAGCACGACTTCCACGACTTCAAGATCTCCGTCAAGCACAACGACCCCGTCGTCATGGTGCGCGCCTACGAGATGCTCGCCGAGCGCGGCGACTGGCCGCTGCACCTCGGCGTCACCGAGGCCGGGCCCGCCTTCCAGGGCACCATCAAGTCCTCCGTCGCCTTCGGCGCGCTGCTGGGCAAGGGCATCGGCGACACGATCCGCGTGTCGCTGTCCGCGCCGCCGGTCGAGGAGGTCAAGGTCGGCAACCAGATCCTGCAGTCGCTCAACCTGCGCCCGCGCAAGCTCGAGATCGTGTCGTGCCCGTCGTGCGGGCGGGCGCAGGTCGACGTCTACACCCTCGCCGACGAGGTGACCGCGGGCCTGGAGGGCATGACCGTGCCGCTGCGCGTGGCCGTCATGGGCTGCGTCGTCAACGGCCCGGGCGAGGCGCGCGAGGCCGACCTCGGCGTCGCCAGCGGCAACGGCAAGGGGCAGATCTTCGTCAAGGGCGAGGTCGTCAAGACGGTGCCGGAGTCGCAGATCGTCGAGACGCTCATCGAGGAGGCGATGCGCATCGCCGAGGAGATGGGCGTGGACCCGGAGGCCGCGGCGGGCAGCGGCAGCCCGGTGGTCAGCGTCTCCTGA
- the nusA gene encoding transcription termination factor NusA — translation MDIDMQALRLIEQEREIPLPVLIQTIEQALLLAYERTEGAQARARIDLDRRTGRVAVMAQETDEDGQVVREWDDTPAGFGRVAASTARQVILQRIRDAEDERVLGEFRGREGDIVSGEVQQGRDPRYVRVKLGDVEGVMPPAEQVAGESLRHGERVRCYVVSVAKGLKGPQITLSRSHPNLVRRLFALEVPELEDGTVEIAAIAREAGHRSKVAVRANRANFNAKGAFIGPMGQRVRAVMSELRGEKIDIVDFEDDPARFVAAALSPAKVVSVEVVDAAAKQTRVVVPDYQLSLAIGKEGQNARLAARLTGWRIDIRSDEAVAREQARPDTPA, via the coding sequence ATGGACATCGACATGCAGGCGCTCCGCCTCATCGAGCAGGAGCGGGAGATCCCGCTGCCCGTCCTCATCCAGACGATCGAGCAGGCGCTGCTTCTCGCCTACGAGCGCACCGAGGGGGCGCAGGCACGCGCCCGCATCGACCTGGACCGTCGCACCGGGCGAGTCGCGGTCATGGCGCAGGAGACCGACGAGGACGGCCAGGTCGTCCGCGAGTGGGACGACACGCCCGCCGGCTTCGGCCGGGTCGCGGCCTCGACCGCGCGGCAGGTGATCCTCCAGCGCATCCGCGACGCGGAGGACGAGCGCGTCCTCGGCGAGTTCCGCGGCCGCGAGGGCGACATCGTCTCCGGCGAGGTGCAGCAGGGCCGCGACCCGCGCTACGTGCGGGTGAAGCTCGGCGACGTCGAGGGCGTGATGCCGCCCGCGGAGCAGGTGGCGGGGGAGTCGCTGCGCCACGGCGAGCGCGTGCGCTGCTACGTCGTCAGCGTGGCCAAGGGGCTCAAGGGCCCGCAGATCACGCTGTCGCGCAGCCACCCCAACCTCGTGCGCCGGCTCTTCGCGCTCGAGGTGCCCGAGCTCGAGGACGGGACGGTCGAGATCGCGGCCATCGCCCGCGAGGCGGGGCACCGCAGCAAGGTCGCCGTCCGCGCGAACCGGGCGAACTTCAACGCCAAGGGCGCGTTCATCGGGCCGATGGGCCAGCGGGTGCGGGCCGTCATGAGCGAGCTGCGCGGCGAGAAGATCGACATCGTCGACTTCGAGGACGACCCGGCCCGTTTCGTGGCCGCGGCCCTGTCGCCGGCGAAGGTGGTGTCGGTCGAGGTCGTCGACGCGGCGGCCAAGCAGACGCGGGTCGTCGTGCCGGACTACCAGCTGTCGCTGGCCATCGGCAAGGAGGGCCAGAACGCCCGGCTCGCCGCCCGCCTGACGGGCTGGCGCATCGACATCCGCTCCGACGAGGCGGTGGCGCGGGAGCAGGCCCGCCCGGACACCCCCGCGTGA
- a CDS encoding translation initiation factor IF-2 N-terminal domain-containing protein — protein MAKVRVHELAKELGLTSKALLSWLQDNGEYVRAASSTIEAPVVRKVRENFDGAPAPAKKAAPKAAAPAAPAPSAPAPAAPAAAAPAPAAPAPS, from the coding sequence GTGGCAAAGGTCCGCGTACACGAGCTCGCGAAGGAGCTCGGACTCACCAGCAAGGCGCTGCTGTCCTGGTTGCAGGACAACGGCGAGTACGTGCGGGCGGCGTCCTCGACCATCGAGGCCCCGGTCGTGCGGAAGGTCCGTGAGAACTTCGACGGCGCCCCGGCCCCGGCCAAGAAGGCGGCGCCCAAGGCGGCCGCCCCGGCCGCACCGGCACCGAGCGCGCCGGCACCGGCGGCACCCGCCGCCGCGGCACCGGCGCCCGCCGCGCCGGCCCCCTC
- a CDS encoding DUF4439 domain-containing protein, which yields MRSDRSGPAPGRRSVLRAGAVLAAGALLVSGCTRDGRSSGGASREPDGADGPDGADGADGPREPDEPSARELRRRRAVASARLALDVLGLAVARGVAPAGRWGGDVDPVAARAVHAEHLALLEPVEPAPTGSAGTGASTGPQPTPASPSPGASAPSAPSAPSAPSPLGSAPAVALAAAARPLADALDADLTDALAEQAADDGDLDLAVLLARAAVARGAHAAGLGADPGDALERLGALPGAWSTEAVGDPGALVDALQRLLAQEHRARWSYAVVQAWSTDRAADAASARDGHTAAVESLQDVVTRLGAVPVAAEATYPTDEDGRPVDGPAAAAALALRLEEAVAGAAGAVLVAAVAAGSRGWSAAAARGSLVTELGRWSWGGAPAVLPGAV from the coding sequence GTGCGCAGCGACCGGTCCGGCCCCGCGCCGGGCCGCAGGTCGGTGCTGCGGGCCGGGGCCGTGCTCGCCGCCGGCGCGCTCCTCGTGTCCGGCTGCACGCGCGACGGCCGCTCCTCCGGCGGGGCGAGTCGTGAGCCCGACGGCGCGGACGGTCCGGACGGTGCCGACGGCGCGGACGGTCCGCGTGAGCCCGACGAGCCGAGCGCGCGCGAGCTGCGCCGGCGCCGCGCGGTGGCCTCGGCCCGCCTGGCGCTCGACGTGCTCGGCCTCGCGGTGGCGCGGGGCGTCGCGCCCGCGGGGCGCTGGGGCGGGGACGTCGACCCCGTCGCGGCGCGCGCCGTGCACGCGGAGCACCTCGCCCTCCTCGAGCCCGTCGAGCCCGCTCCGACCGGCTCGGCCGGTACCGGCGCCTCGACGGGCCCCCAGCCGACCCCGGCGTCCCCCTCGCCGGGCGCGTCGGCCCCGTCGGCCCCGTCGGCCCCGTCGGCCCCGTCGCCGCTCGGGTCGGCCCCGGCGGTGGCGCTGGCCGCGGCGGCGCGCCCGCTGGCCGACGCGCTGGACGCCGACCTCACCGACGCCCTCGCCGAGCAGGCGGCCGACGACGGCGATCTCGACCTCGCGGTGCTGCTCGCGCGCGCGGCGGTCGCCCGGGGCGCGCACGCGGCGGGGCTCGGCGCGGACCCGGGTGACGCCCTGGAGCGGCTCGGCGCGCTCCCGGGCGCGTGGTCGACCGAGGCGGTCGGCGACCCGGGGGCGCTGGTGGACGCGCTGCAGCGGCTGCTCGCGCAGGAGCACCGGGCCCGCTGGTCGTACGCCGTCGTGCAGGCGTGGTCGACCGACCGCGCCGCCGACGCCGCGTCGGCCCGGGACGGGCACACCGCCGCGGTCGAGTCGCTGCAGGACGTCGTGACGCGGCTCGGTGCGGTGCCGGTCGCCGCCGAGGCGACGTACCCGACCGACGAGGACGGCCGACCGGTCGACGGGCCCGCCGCGGCGGCCGCCCTCGCGCTGCGGCTGGAGGAGGCCGTCGCCGGGGCCGCTGGTGCGGTCCTCGTCGCGGCCGTCGCCGCCGGCTCGCGCGGCTGGAGCGCCGCGGCCGCGCGCGGCTCCCTCGTGACCGAGCTCGGCCGGTGGTCGTGGGGCGGGGCGCCGGCCGTCCTGCCGGGCGCCGTCTGA
- a CDS encoding YlxR family protein translates to MSAAGRSGAQPGAPRSAPAPDGATLTEASTGAAPALPERTEPRYATDTTTADGPVRTCIGCRRPGSRSVLARFVVVEVEGRPQVVHDPGRRSPGRGAWLHPDPTCAEHAVRRKAFARALRTAGPVATDQVAKLARTWATGRTSTTPDVGTHGR, encoded by the coding sequence GTGAGCGCCGCGGGGCGGTCCGGTGCGCAGCCGGGTGCGCCCCGGTCGGCCCCGGCGCCGGACGGCGCTACACTTACCGAGGCCTCGACAGGAGCGGCACCTGCCCTGCCCGAGCGCACGGAGCCCCGGTACGCCACGGACACCACCACGGCGGACGGACCCGTTCGCACGTGCATCGGCTGCCGCCGCCCCGGTTCGCGGTCCGTCCTCGCCCGGTTCGTCGTGGTCGAGGTCGAGGGCCGGCCGCAGGTCGTCCACGACCCCGGCAGGCGGTCCCCCGGGCGCGGGGCCTGGCTCCACCCCGACCCCACGTGCGCCGAGCACGCCGTCCGCCGCAAGGCGTTCGCGCGGGCGCTGCGCACCGCGGGACCGGTGGCCACGGACCAGGTCGCGAAACTCGCCCGCACCTGGGCGACGGGAAGGACGAGCACCACACCGGACGTTGGCACCCACGGACGGTGA